One Leopardus geoffroyi isolate Oge1 chromosome C1, O.geoffroyi_Oge1_pat1.0, whole genome shotgun sequence DNA segment encodes these proteins:
- the MAIP1 gene encoding m-AAA protease-interacting protein 1, mitochondrial isoform X3, which produces MALAVRLLPRLLLAPPLPGGAGRPRTPRGAEARPPLAELCRFCRRRLGSGPVPLPRVTWASALPARGPQRPLLSPPGLPAALSAFPAYPRRSYSAEEQPQPRQKTKMIILGFSNPINWVRTRIYAFLIWAYFDQEFSIAEFSEGAKQAFAHVSKLLSQCKFDLLEELVAKEVLHVLKEKVTSLPDNHKNALAADIDEIVYTSTGDISIYYDEKGRKFVNILMCFWYLTSANIPSETLSGASVFQVKLGDQNVETKQLLSASYDHKGFQSLSLHMPHPSRPET; this is translated from the exons ATGGCGCTGGCTGTTCGTCTTTTGCCCCGCTTGCTGCTCGCTCCGCCGCTGCCCGGCGGGGCCGGCCGACCCCGGACTCCCCGTGGAGCCGAGGCGAGACCGCCGTTGGCTGAACTCTGCCGCTtctgccgccgccgcctcggTTCCGGACCGGTCCCGCTTCCTCGAGTCACCTGGGCCTCGGCGCTGCCCGCTCGGGGCCCGCAGCGTCCCCTGCTCAGCCCTCCGGGACTACCCGCAGCCCTCTCAGCTTTCCCTGCCTACCCCCGGCGCAGCTACAGCGCCGAGGAGCAGCCCCAGCCGCGCCAGAAAACCAAGATGATCATTCTGGGATTCTCCAACCCCATCAACTGGGTTCGGACTCGAATTTACGCCTTCCTGATCTGGGCCTATTTCGACCAAGAGTTCAGCATCGCAGAATTCTCTGAGGGAGCGAAGCag gcttttgcTCATGTGTCCAAGTTGCTGTCACAATGTAAATTTGATCTATTGGAAGAACTTGTGGCCAAAGAG GTGCTACATGTATTGAAGGAAAAGGTTACTTCATTACCTGATAACCATAAAAATGCCCTTGCTGCTGACATAGATGAAATTGTATACACATCAACAGGAGACATCTCCATTTACTATGATGAGAAAG GAAGGAAGTTTGTTAACATCCTGATGTGCTTTTGGTATCTAACCAGTGCCAACATCCCCAGTGAAACTTTAAGTGGAGCCAGTGTATTCCAGGTTAAATTGGGGGATCAGAACGTGGAAACTAAACAACTTCTTAGTGCAAGCTATGA
- the MAIP1 gene encoding m-AAA protease-interacting protein 1, mitochondrial isoform X4 codes for MALAVRLLPRLLLAPPLPGGAGRPRTPRGAEARPPLAELCRFCRRRLGSGPVPLPRVTWASALPARGPQRPLLSPPGLPAALSAFPAYPRRSYSAEEQPQPRQKTKMIILGFSNPINWVRTRIYAFLIWAYFDQEFSIAEFSEGAKQAFAHVSKLLSQCKFDLLEELVAKEVLHVLKEKVTSLPDNHKNALAADIDEIVYTSTGDISIYYDEKENGR; via the exons ATGGCGCTGGCTGTTCGTCTTTTGCCCCGCTTGCTGCTCGCTCCGCCGCTGCCCGGCGGGGCCGGCCGACCCCGGACTCCCCGTGGAGCCGAGGCGAGACCGCCGTTGGCTGAACTCTGCCGCTtctgccgccgccgcctcggTTCCGGACCGGTCCCGCTTCCTCGAGTCACCTGGGCCTCGGCGCTGCCCGCTCGGGGCCCGCAGCGTCCCCTGCTCAGCCCTCCGGGACTACCCGCAGCCCTCTCAGCTTTCCCTGCCTACCCCCGGCGCAGCTACAGCGCCGAGGAGCAGCCCCAGCCGCGCCAGAAAACCAAGATGATCATTCTGGGATTCTCCAACCCCATCAACTGGGTTCGGACTCGAATTTACGCCTTCCTGATCTGGGCCTATTTCGACCAAGAGTTCAGCATCGCAGAATTCTCTGAGGGAGCGAAGCag gcttttgcTCATGTGTCCAAGTTGCTGTCACAATGTAAATTTGATCTATTGGAAGAACTTGTGGCCAAAGAG GTGCTACATGTATTGAAGGAAAAGGTTACTTCATTACCTGATAACCATAAAAATGCCCTTGCTGCTGACATAGATGAAATTGTATACACATCAACAGGAGACATCTCCATTTACTATGATGAGAAAG AAAATGGAAGGTAG
- the MAIP1 gene encoding m-AAA protease-interacting protein 1, mitochondrial isoform X2, whose amino-acid sequence MALAVRLLPRLLLAPPLPGGAGRPRTPRGAEARPPLAELCRFCRRRLGSGPVPLPRVTWASALPARGPQRPLLSPPGLPAALSAFPAYPRRSYSAEEQPQPRQKTKMIILGFSNPINWVRTRIYAFLIWAYFDQEFSIAEFSEGAKQAFAHVSKLLSQCKFDLLEELVAKEVLHVLKEKVTSLPDNHKNALAADIDEIVYTSTGDISIYYDEKGRKFVNILMCFWYLTSANIPSETLSGASVFQVKLGDQNVETKQLLSASYDHKGFQRGVVSVFFRESLQLIK is encoded by the exons ATGGCGCTGGCTGTTCGTCTTTTGCCCCGCTTGCTGCTCGCTCCGCCGCTGCCCGGCGGGGCCGGCCGACCCCGGACTCCCCGTGGAGCCGAGGCGAGACCGCCGTTGGCTGAACTCTGCCGCTtctgccgccgccgcctcggTTCCGGACCGGTCCCGCTTCCTCGAGTCACCTGGGCCTCGGCGCTGCCCGCTCGGGGCCCGCAGCGTCCCCTGCTCAGCCCTCCGGGACTACCCGCAGCCCTCTCAGCTTTCCCTGCCTACCCCCGGCGCAGCTACAGCGCCGAGGAGCAGCCCCAGCCGCGCCAGAAAACCAAGATGATCATTCTGGGATTCTCCAACCCCATCAACTGGGTTCGGACTCGAATTTACGCCTTCCTGATCTGGGCCTATTTCGACCAAGAGTTCAGCATCGCAGAATTCTCTGAGGGAGCGAAGCag gcttttgcTCATGTGTCCAAGTTGCTGTCACAATGTAAATTTGATCTATTGGAAGAACTTGTGGCCAAAGAG GTGCTACATGTATTGAAGGAAAAGGTTACTTCATTACCTGATAACCATAAAAATGCCCTTGCTGCTGACATAGATGAAATTGTATACACATCAACAGGAGACATCTCCATTTACTATGATGAGAAAG GAAGGAAGTTTGTTAACATCCTGATGTGCTTTTGGTATCTAACCAGTGCCAACATCCCCAGTGAAACTTTAAGTGGAGCCAGTGTATTCCAGGTTAAATTGGGGGATCAGAACGTGGAAACTAAACAACTTCTTAGTGCAAGCTATGA
- the MAIP1 gene encoding m-AAA protease-interacting protein 1, mitochondrial isoform X1 has product MALAVRLLPRLLLAPPLPGGAGRPRTPRGAEARPPLAELCRFCRRRLGSGPVPLPRVTWASALPARGPQRPLLSPPGLPAALSAFPAYPRRSYSAEEQPQPRQKTKMIILGFSNPINWVRTRIYAFLIWAYFDQEFSIAEFSEGAKQAFAHVSKLLSQCKFDLLEELVAKEVLHVLKEKVTSLPDNHKNALAADIDEIVYTSTGDISIYYDEKGRKFVNILMCFWYLTSANIPSETLSGASVFQVKLGDQNVETKQLLSASYEFQREFTQGVKPDWTIARIEHSKLLE; this is encoded by the exons ATGGCGCTGGCTGTTCGTCTTTTGCCCCGCTTGCTGCTCGCTCCGCCGCTGCCCGGCGGGGCCGGCCGACCCCGGACTCCCCGTGGAGCCGAGGCGAGACCGCCGTTGGCTGAACTCTGCCGCTtctgccgccgccgcctcggTTCCGGACCGGTCCCGCTTCCTCGAGTCACCTGGGCCTCGGCGCTGCCCGCTCGGGGCCCGCAGCGTCCCCTGCTCAGCCCTCCGGGACTACCCGCAGCCCTCTCAGCTTTCCCTGCCTACCCCCGGCGCAGCTACAGCGCCGAGGAGCAGCCCCAGCCGCGCCAGAAAACCAAGATGATCATTCTGGGATTCTCCAACCCCATCAACTGGGTTCGGACTCGAATTTACGCCTTCCTGATCTGGGCCTATTTCGACCAAGAGTTCAGCATCGCAGAATTCTCTGAGGGAGCGAAGCag gcttttgcTCATGTGTCCAAGTTGCTGTCACAATGTAAATTTGATCTATTGGAAGAACTTGTGGCCAAAGAG GTGCTACATGTATTGAAGGAAAAGGTTACTTCATTACCTGATAACCATAAAAATGCCCTTGCTGCTGACATAGATGAAATTGTATACACATCAACAGGAGACATCTCCATTTACTATGATGAGAAAG GAAGGAAGTTTGTTAACATCCTGATGTGCTTTTGGTATCTAACCAGTGCCAACATCCCCAGTGAAACTTTAAGTGGAGCCAGTGTATTCCAGGTTAAATTGGGGGATCAGAACGTGGAAACTAAACAACTTCTTAGTGCAAGCTATGA